The Amblyomma americanum isolate KBUSLIRL-KWMA chromosome 5, ASM5285725v1, whole genome shotgun sequence genome window below encodes:
- the LOC144133042 gene encoding sodium/potassium/calcium exchanger 4-like, translating to MERGGGGATTWSSPGGRCDGGVSQRCRFAQLGGRARQRAVHKTIALLAFLAACCVLSKIKTLAPESNANGYLAGRRLLAIAGGGVAEADDGFRSSAPETDVSPAPTRHASPLFKREASPENSAGPEDKIPPKEDGTEPKPKSTGGKEKPKDKDEDEAGKGKGKHTVSEPKGDGKAGQSGVQVETGAAEGSEPEPKEPSGQKASKDGAEDDQGANDKKPKAKPETTAETEEKEKPPKASAGKTAEKSEQAAKGKSETESTAEEERSETAAKPEQEPKTKPDKPEADTKAKPKSNEEEPATKTDEQAEKPKSEDQPEQKTKQHKPKPKPPEESKPSGKEEQKPSEPEKTEGRSSPEKGRTAGEEGEGEESKPKPPEEGVAPAKNVSENATEPGAKEKWRNETKNEEEGEGEAIDCIRPAYHEFPPDLFSHEARARGGVIVHILVVLYMFYALAVVCDDYFIASLEECCARLNLSEDVAGATFMAAGSSAPELFTAILGVLIAKGDVGTGTIVGSAVFNVLFVIGLCGLCSGKEVPVTWWPLFRDSLFYAFTVVILILVIYDGQVTWYDSLFMLLLYGVYIDIMKYNKRIHQWIATTFGIHEEEQTSLGLTSAGYDAKNYSSYVPFNNEIDDYAQQSALRNTRPLDEMIRDSRRRPTLYEAALRMLMTRYFRPKTRFWAAAKRITHEHKRIRRGEIQHLPSQTSLDPNDMVRRGKSSSVDVALSTEADWKRIPSLKEGPWVVLKWMLQAPLLATLHYTVPDCRTATGKRLFLLSFFMSIFWTAAFSYVMVWMVTLIGYTMGIPDTIMGITFLAAGTSIPDAYASLLVSRQGQGDMAIANSIGSNVFDILIGLALPWLIQTGMVEPGSLAYINSGGLVWSVVLLFLTIIITIYAIHRSHWLLTKKLGVFLLVVYVFFLIFCSAVEFNLLGYVNPPMCAE from the exons TCGCGCCCGAGAGCAACGCCAACGGCTATCTGGCGGGCCGTCGTCTGCTCGCCATCGCAGGCGGCGGAGTGgcggaagcagacgacggcttcaGGTCGTCTGCACCGGAAACGGATGTCAGCCCGGCGCCTACGAGACACGCAAGCCCGCTCTTCAAACGGGAAGCCTCGCCTGAAAACTCCGCCGGTCCGGAGGACAAAATTCCCCCAAAGGAAGACGGCACTGAGCCAAAGCCAAAGTCGACGGGCGGCAAAGAAAAACCAAAAGACAAAgacgaagacgaagctggcaaGGGCAAAGGAAAGCACACGGTCAGCGAGCCTAAAGGCGACGGCAAAGCTGGCCAGTCCGGAGTGCAGGTGGAGACGGGCGCAGCCGAAGGTAGCGAACCGGAACCGAAGGAACCCTCGGGCCAGAAGGCTTCGAAAGATGGGGCAGAAGACGACCAGGGAGCAAACGACAAGAAGCCCAAAGCCAAGCCAGAGACTACGGCAGAGACGGAGGAAAAAGAGAAGCCGCCAAAGGCATCGGCCGGAAAAACCGCAGAAAAATCTGAACAGGCCGCCAAGGGCAAATCAGAGACGGAGTCCACGGCAGAGGAGGAACGGAGCGAGACGGCGGCGAAACCGGAGCAAGAACCTAAAACGAAGCCGGATAAACCCGAGGCAGACACCAAAGCCAAACCAAAATCCAACGAGGAGGAACCAGCGACCAAGACGGACGAGCAGGCGGAGAAACCGAAATCGGAGGACCAGCCGGAGCAGAAAACGAAACAACACAAGCCAAAGCCAAAGCCGCCAGAAGAAAGCAAGCCGTCCGGAAAAGAGGAGCAGAAACCGTCCGAGCCGGAGAAAACCGAGGGCCGGTCGAGTCCCGAGAAAGGCCGCACCGCAGGAGAAGAGGGAGAGGGGGAAGAGTCCAAGCCGAAGCCCCCGGAGGAGGGAGTCGCTCCGGCCAAGAACGTCTCCGAGAACGCTACAGAACCGGGGGCCAAGGAAAAATGGCGAAACGAAACGAAAAACGAAGAAGAAGGGGAGGGGGAGGCCATCGACTGCATCAGACCCG CGTACCACGAGTTTCCACCGGACCTGTTCTCGCACGAGGCCCGCGCCCGGGGCGGCGTCATCGTGCACATCCTGGTGGTGCTATACATGTTCTACGCCCTGGCAGTGGTCTGCGACGACTACTTCATCGCCTCCCTGGAGGAGTGCTGCGCC CGGCTGAACCTGTCCGAGGACGTGGCAGGGGCCACCTTCATGGCAGCAGGCAGCTCAGCACCCGAGCTCTTCACCGCCATACTCG GCGTCCTTATCGCAAAGGGAGACGTGGGCACGGGCACCATCGTGGGCTCCGCGGTCTTCAACGTGCTGTTCGTCATCGGACTCTGCGGCCTGTGCTCCGGAAAG GAGGTGCCCGTGACGTGGTGGCCCCTGTTCAGGGACTCCCTATTCTACGCATTCACTGTGGTCATCCTGATCCTG GTGATCTACGACGGCCAGGTCACGTGGTACGACTCCCTCTTCATGCTGCTCCTGTACGGGGTCTACATCGACATCATGAA GTACAACAAAAGGATCCACCAATGGATTGCCACCACATTTGGGATCCACGAAGAGGAGCAGACTTCACTAGGCCTAACGTCAGCCGGCTATGATGCTAAAAACTACAGCTCTTACG TGCCATTCAACAATGAAATCGACGACTACGCCCAGCAGAGTGCGCTCAGAAACACACGGCCTCTCGATGAAATGATCCGAGATAGCCGGCGCAG GCCGACTCTGTATGAAGCAGCCCTACGAATGCTCATGACACGCTACTTCCGGCCAAAGACCCGTTTTTGGGCTGCAGCAAAAAGGATCACCCACGAG CACAAGCGCATCCGGCGTGGGGAAATCCAGCACTTACCTTCCCAGACCTCCCTCGACCCCAATGACATGGTCCGCCGAGGCAAGAGTTCCAG TGTCGACGTCGCCCTCTCAACAGAGGCTGACTGGAAAAGAATTCCCTCCCTAA AGGAGGGCCCATGGGTGGTGCTCAAGTGGATGTTGCAGGCGCCGCTGCTGGCCACCCTACACTACACAGTGCCCGATTGCCGGACCGCGACCGGCAAGCGGCTCTTCCTCCTCAGCTTCTTCATGTCCATCTTTTGGACGGCCGCCTTCTCCTATGTCATGGTCTGGATG GTGACGCTGATTGGCTACACGATGGGGATACCTGACACGATAATGGGAATCACGTTCCTGGCGGCAGGCACCAGCATACCTGACGCATACGCCAGCCTACTCGTTTCCCGACAAG gtcaAGGAGACATGGCCATTGCAAACAGTATTGGAAGCAATGTATTTGACATCCTGATAGGTTTAGCACTGCCATGGCTGATTCAGACAGGGATGGTCGAGCCTGGATCACTT GCTTACATCAACAGTGGGGGCCTGGTGTGGTCAGTCGTCTTGCTGTTTCTAACCATCATCATTACT ATATACGCAATCCACAGGAGCCACTGGCTACTGACCAAGAAGCTGGGCGTGTTTCTACTGGTGGTCTACGTCTTCTTTCTCATCTTCTGTAGCGCTGTCGAGTTCAACCTATTGGGCTACGTTAATCCACCCATGTGCGCTGAATGA